Proteins from a genomic interval of Heteronotia binoei isolate CCM8104 ecotype False Entrance Well chromosome 5, APGP_CSIRO_Hbin_v1, whole genome shotgun sequence:
- the BRD8 gene encoding bromodomain-containing protein 8 isoform X6 — MAAGTGKHKLLSAGPTEPWSIREKLCLASSVMRSGDQNWVSVSRAIKPFAEPGRPPDWFSQKHCASQYSELLETTETPKRKRGEKGEVVETVEDVIVRKLTAERVEELKKMIKEAQEKYRQLKRDAELIQAGHMDHRLEELYNDIVMKKRMEEEEAEVKRKATDAAYQARQAVKNPSRRVPGMMVRSPAGSTSPGGDYTLGDLSQPTVEEASPGVTPGTLPNTPVASFIGIPDTPMGSTSLDAPMTPVTDDSTQKKMLGQKATPPPSPLLSELLKKGSLLPTSPRLVGESEMTVVSGHTSSSGILLDVGGVLPVLHGSEMQLASTTVPASPAASVSQPNACVSMEALPDPHSVTVSMDSSEISMIIDSIKKECLGSGASVAVGTSKDHSMDGKEDLDLAEKMDIAVSYAGEEPSYTGEELDFETVGDIIAIIEDKVDDHPEVLDVAAVEAALSFCEEIEDPQSLTSPWEHPIQREHPIQQEHEKQNQIPQMTVTIKQERADCDESEAKGIRDLMSIVDLGTEIKTEPAEQEQIHLGPEEMTRTNEAPELRGHISENEQAGIAGVPSSEMEMESTKEEVHHSTVKTELPLDEETSSPHAPSASEDSSQTDLHHKYELSESMKEEAQALFESQMKDAQGEEDEEDGASEAASLEEPKEEDQGEGYLSEMDNEPPVSESDDGFSIHNAPLQSHTLADSIPSSPASSQFSVCSEDQEAIQAQKIWKKAIMLVWRAAANHRYANVFLQPVTDDIAPGYHSIVQRPMDLSTIKKNIENGLIRTTAEFQRDIMLMFQNAVMYNSSDHDVYHMAVEMQRDVLEQIQQFLATQLIMQTSESGISAKSLRGRDSTRKQDASEKDSVPMGSPAFLLSLFAEQPMREGSQLERAADGSKLSQCPTFMESHFEEMLGR, encoded by the exons AAGAAAGCGTGGTGAGAAAGGAGAAGTGGTGGAAACTGTGGAAGATGTTATTGTGAGAAAACTAACAGCAGAACGGGTTGAGGAGCTGAAGAAGATGATTAAGGAGGCACAAGAGAAGTACAG GCAGCTGAAGAGGGATGCAGAACTGATCCAGGCGGGGCACATGGACCACAGACTGGAGGAACTGTACAATGACATTGTGAT GAAAAAAAgaatggaggaagaggaggcagagGTGAAGAGGAAAGCTACTGATGCTGCTTATCAAG CTCGCCAGGCAGTTAAGAATCCATCACGAAGAGTACCAGGAATGATGGTCCGCTCTCCAGCAGGCTCAACTTCACCAGGAGGAGACTACACTCTAGGGGATTTGTCTCAGCCCACTGTGGAAGAGGCTAGTCCAGGG GTAACTCCAGGGACATTGCCCAACACCCCAGTTGCCTCCTTCATTGGGATCCCTGACACCCCTATGGGCTCCACCTCACTGGATGCCCCCATGACCCCAGTCACAGATGATTCAACCCAGAAAAAGATGCTAGGACAGAAAGCAactccgcctccttctcctctgctTTCAGAGCTGCTGAAGAAAGGCAGCCTCCTGCCCACAAGCCCCAGGCTG GTTGGTGAGAGTGAGATGACAGTGGTTTCTGGTCATACAAGTAGCTCTGGTATCCTCCTTGATGTGGGAGGGGTCCTTCCAGTGCTGCACGGTAGTGAAATGCAGTTAGCTTCTACGACTGTTCCTGCGTCTCCTGCTGCTTCTG TGAGTCAGCCCAACGCATGTGTTTCCATGGAGGCATTGCCCGATCCTCACTCTGTGACAGTGTCAATGGACAGCAGTGAAATTTCCATGATCATTGATTCCATCAAGAAAGAATGCCTGGGCTCTGGGGCATCTGTTGCTGTAGGGACTTCCAAAGACCACAGCATGGATGGAAAGGAAGACCTTGATCTGGCTGAGAAGATGGATATTGCAGTTTCCTATGCAGGGGAGGAGCCTTCCTACACTGGAGAAGAACTGGACTTTGAGACTGTTGGGGATATCATAGCCATAATTGAGGACAAG GTGGATGACCATCCTGAAGTCTTGGATGTAGCAGCAGTTGAGGCTGCTTTGTCTTTTTGTGAAGAAATCGAAGATCCCCAGTCACTGACTAGTCCCTGGGAGCATCCAATCCAACGAGAACATCCAATCCAGCAGGAACATGAGAAACAGAATCAGATTCCTCAGATGACTGTGACCATAAAGCAAGAGAGAGCTGACTGTGATGAATCTGAAGCTAAGGGGATCAGAGATCTAATGAGCATTGTGGATCTGGGGACAGAAATAAAAACAGAGCCTGCAGAGCAAGAACAGATACATTTGGGCCCTGAGGAAATGACGAGAACAAATGAAGCCCCTGAATTGAGGGGCCACATCTCTGAAAATGAGCAGGCTGGAATTGCTGGTGTTCCAAGCTCTGAAATGGAGATGGAATCTACAAAGGAGGAAGTGCATCATagcacagtgaagacagag CTTCCCCTTGATGAAGAGACTTCCTCTCCCCATGCTCCAAGTGCAAGTGAAGACTCCTCACAGACAGACCTTCACCACAAATATGAGCTTTCAG aATCAATGAAGGAGGAAGCCCAAGCTCTTTTTGAGAGCCAGATGAAG GATGCTCAGGGTGAAGAGGATGAGGAGGATGGTGCCAGCGAGGCTGCCAGTCTGGAGGAACCCAAAGAGGAAGATCAGGGTGAGGGGTATCTTTCAGAAATGGACAATGAGCCCCCTGTGAGTGAGAGCGATGATGGCTTCAGTATCCATAATGCACCTTTGCAGTCTCACACACTGGCTGActccatccccagcagccctgccTCCTCACAGTT CTCTGTTTGTAGTGAGGATCAGGAGGCCATTCAAGCCCAGAAAATTTGGAAAAAAGCAATTATGCTGGTTTGGAGAGCGGCAGCCAATCACAG GTATGCCAATGTCTTCTTGCAGCCAGTGACTGATGATATAGCACCAGGATACCACAGTATTGTACAGAG GCCAATGGATTTAtcaaccattaaaaaaaatattgaaaatggGCTGATCCGGACCACAGCAGAGTTCCAACGAGATATCATGCTAATGTTCCAGAATGCTGTTATGTACAACAGTTCTGACCATGATGTGTACCACATGGCTGTGGAAATGCAGCGAGATGTCTTGGAGCAGATTCAG CAATTTCTAGCCACACAGCTGATCATGCAGACGTCTGAGTCTGGGATCAGTGCAAAAAGTCTGCGTGGACGAGATTCCACTCGGAAACAAGATGCTTCAGAGAAG GACAGTGTCCCCATGGGCTCTcctgctttcctcctttctctcttc GCAGAACAGCCCATGAGGGAAGGCAGCCAATTGGAGAGGGCAGCAGATGGAAGTAAACTCTCTCAGTGCCCTACATTCATGGAAAGCCACTTTGAGGAGATGCTAGGGAGATAG
- the BRD8 gene encoding bromodomain-containing protein 8 isoform X2: MAAGTGKHKLLSAGPTEPWSIREKLCLASSVMRSGDQNWVSVSRAIKPFAEPGRPPDWFSQKHCASQYSELLETTETPKRKRGEKGEVVETVEDVIVRKLTAERVEELKKMIKEAQEKYRQLKRDAELIQAGHMDHRLEELYNDIVMKKRMEEEEAEVKRKATDAAYQARQAVKNPSRRVPGMMVRSPAGSTSPGGDYTLGDLSQPTVEEASPGVTPGTLPNTPVASFIGIPDTPMGSTSLDAPMTPVTDDSTQKKMLGQKATPPPSPLLSELLKKGSLLPTSPRLVGESEMTVVSGHTSSSGILLDVGGVLPVLHGSEMQLASTTVPASPAASGAPTLSRLLEAGPAQFTTSLASFSAVTSEPPAKLLPPPVESVSQTTIVTVPTLPAPAAVPPTAAPESVASVSQPNACVSMEALPDPHSVTVSMDSSEISMIIDSIKKECLGSGASVAVGTSKDHSMDGKEDLDLAEKMDIAVSYAGEEPSYTGEELDFETVGDIIAIIEDKVDDHPEVLDVAAVEAALSFCEEIEDPQSLTSPWEHPIQREHPIQQEHEKQNQIPQMTVTIKQERADCDESEAKGIRDLMSIVDLGTEIKTEPAEQEQIHLGPEEMTRTNEAPELRGHISENEQAGIAGVPSSEMEMESTKEEVHHSTVKTELPLDEETSSPHAPSASEDSSQTDLHHKYELSESMKEEAQALFESQMKDAQGEEDEEDGASEAASLEEPKEEDQGEGYLSEMDNEPPVSESDDGFSIHNAPLQSHTLADSIPSSPASSQFSVCSEDQEAIQAQKIWKKAIMLVWRAAANHRYANVFLQPVTDDIAPGYHSIVQRPMDLSTIKKNIENGLIRTTAEFQRDIMLMFQNAVMYNSSDHDVYHMAVEMQRDVLEQIQQFLATQLIMQTSESGISAKSLRGRDSTRKQDASEKDSVPMGSPAFLLSLFAEQPMREGSQLERAADGSKLSQCPTFMESHFEEMLGR; this comes from the exons AAGAAAGCGTGGTGAGAAAGGAGAAGTGGTGGAAACTGTGGAAGATGTTATTGTGAGAAAACTAACAGCAGAACGGGTTGAGGAGCTGAAGAAGATGATTAAGGAGGCACAAGAGAAGTACAG GCAGCTGAAGAGGGATGCAGAACTGATCCAGGCGGGGCACATGGACCACAGACTGGAGGAACTGTACAATGACATTGTGAT GAAAAAAAgaatggaggaagaggaggcagagGTGAAGAGGAAAGCTACTGATGCTGCTTATCAAG CTCGCCAGGCAGTTAAGAATCCATCACGAAGAGTACCAGGAATGATGGTCCGCTCTCCAGCAGGCTCAACTTCACCAGGAGGAGACTACACTCTAGGGGATTTGTCTCAGCCCACTGTGGAAGAGGCTAGTCCAGGG GTAACTCCAGGGACATTGCCCAACACCCCAGTTGCCTCCTTCATTGGGATCCCTGACACCCCTATGGGCTCCACCTCACTGGATGCCCCCATGACCCCAGTCACAGATGATTCAACCCAGAAAAAGATGCTAGGACAGAAAGCAactccgcctccttctcctctgctTTCAGAGCTGCTGAAGAAAGGCAGCCTCCTGCCCACAAGCCCCAGGCTG GTTGGTGAGAGTGAGATGACAGTGGTTTCTGGTCATACAAGTAGCTCTGGTATCCTCCTTGATGTGGGAGGGGTCCTTCCAGTGCTGCACGGTAGTGAAATGCAGTTAGCTTCTACGACTGTTCCTGCGTCTCCTGCTGCTTCTG GTGCTCCTACTCTTTCCCGCCTTTTAGAAGCTGGTCCAGCACAGTTCACCACATCGCTTGCTTCCTTTTCTGCTGTCACCAGTGAACCTCCAGCCAAACTTCTGCCTCCCCCTGTAGAATCTGTGTCTCAGACAACTATAGTCACGGTTCCCACACTACCAGCACCAGCTGCTGTGCCACCAACCGCCGCTCCTGAAAGTGTAGCGTCAG TGAGTCAGCCCAACGCATGTGTTTCCATGGAGGCATTGCCCGATCCTCACTCTGTGACAGTGTCAATGGACAGCAGTGAAATTTCCATGATCATTGATTCCATCAAGAAAGAATGCCTGGGCTCTGGGGCATCTGTTGCTGTAGGGACTTCCAAAGACCACAGCATGGATGGAAAGGAAGACCTTGATCTGGCTGAGAAGATGGATATTGCAGTTTCCTATGCAGGGGAGGAGCCTTCCTACACTGGAGAAGAACTGGACTTTGAGACTGTTGGGGATATCATAGCCATAATTGAGGACAAG GTGGATGACCATCCTGAAGTCTTGGATGTAGCAGCAGTTGAGGCTGCTTTGTCTTTTTGTGAAGAAATCGAAGATCCCCAGTCACTGACTAGTCCCTGGGAGCATCCAATCCAACGAGAACATCCAATCCAGCAGGAACATGAGAAACAGAATCAGATTCCTCAGATGACTGTGACCATAAAGCAAGAGAGAGCTGACTGTGATGAATCTGAAGCTAAGGGGATCAGAGATCTAATGAGCATTGTGGATCTGGGGACAGAAATAAAAACAGAGCCTGCAGAGCAAGAACAGATACATTTGGGCCCTGAGGAAATGACGAGAACAAATGAAGCCCCTGAATTGAGGGGCCACATCTCTGAAAATGAGCAGGCTGGAATTGCTGGTGTTCCAAGCTCTGAAATGGAGATGGAATCTACAAAGGAGGAAGTGCATCATagcacagtgaagacagag CTTCCCCTTGATGAAGAGACTTCCTCTCCCCATGCTCCAAGTGCAAGTGAAGACTCCTCACAGACAGACCTTCACCACAAATATGAGCTTTCAG aATCAATGAAGGAGGAAGCCCAAGCTCTTTTTGAGAGCCAGATGAAG GATGCTCAGGGTGAAGAGGATGAGGAGGATGGTGCCAGCGAGGCTGCCAGTCTGGAGGAACCCAAAGAGGAAGATCAGGGTGAGGGGTATCTTTCAGAAATGGACAATGAGCCCCCTGTGAGTGAGAGCGATGATGGCTTCAGTATCCATAATGCACCTTTGCAGTCTCACACACTGGCTGActccatccccagcagccctgccTCCTCACAGTT CTCTGTTTGTAGTGAGGATCAGGAGGCCATTCAAGCCCAGAAAATTTGGAAAAAAGCAATTATGCTGGTTTGGAGAGCGGCAGCCAATCACAG GTATGCCAATGTCTTCTTGCAGCCAGTGACTGATGATATAGCACCAGGATACCACAGTATTGTACAGAG GCCAATGGATTTAtcaaccattaaaaaaaatattgaaaatggGCTGATCCGGACCACAGCAGAGTTCCAACGAGATATCATGCTAATGTTCCAGAATGCTGTTATGTACAACAGTTCTGACCATGATGTGTACCACATGGCTGTGGAAATGCAGCGAGATGTCTTGGAGCAGATTCAG CAATTTCTAGCCACACAGCTGATCATGCAGACGTCTGAGTCTGGGATCAGTGCAAAAAGTCTGCGTGGACGAGATTCCACTCGGAAACAAGATGCTTCAGAGAAG GACAGTGTCCCCATGGGCTCTcctgctttcctcctttctctcttc GCAGAACAGCCCATGAGGGAAGGCAGCCAATTGGAGAGGGCAGCAGATGGAAGTAAACTCTCTCAGTGCCCTACATTCATGGAAAGCCACTTTGAGGAGATGCTAGGGAGATAG